Part of the Erwinia amylovora genome is shown below.
TCAATAACGAGTCGTGCCGCATGTTGGGCTATCGCAATGATGAGTTGTTGAACATGTGCGTGTCGGACATCGACCCTGCATGGAGTAAAGAGGATATTTATGCCATGTGGGAGCGGATAGGTGAGGGCGGCAACAATAAGATGTTTACCCTCGAAACCCATCACAAAACCAAACAGGGCATGCTGATACCTGTCGAGGTCAGTTCAAATCCTTTCGTCTATGAAGAGGGCAAATACAGTATGTGCGTAGTAAGGGATATGCGAGAACGTAAGCATCTGGAACAGATGTCTTATGCGAGAGAACAGGAATTCCAGGTATTAGTCGAGAACTCACCGGATATGGTGGTGCGTTTTGATACCAGTCTGAATTGCCAGTATGCCAACCCCGCCGCATTACGCCACCTGTGCGTATCGGCCGAACAGCTCAGAGGGAGACGGATCCGCGAACTGCTGGGCGATCTGACGTGCGTTAAGCATATCGACCGTCTGGTGAGCGAGGTGGTGCACAGCCAACTGGAGGCCGAAGGTGAACTGGTGGAGTCTGACAACAAGACAGCAGCCGGGACGGTCATTAACCATATTCGCTGCGTACCCGAATTTGATCGGCATGGCACCCTGATTTCCGTGATGTTGGTTGGGCGCGATATTACCGCCATCCATTATGCGGAAAGGAAGCTGGAAGACTCACATATGCGCCTGAGGCTGCTGGCGCGGCAGCGTGAGGTTTCGCGGGAAGAAGAGCGTAAGCGTATCGCGCGGGAGATCCACGATGAGCTGGGGCAGCATTTAACCTCGCTAAGAATGGGTATTTCAATGCTGCGTATCCAGTTCAGCAAGGATAATCCGCTGCTACATGAACGCGTTGTGCATCTGATGGGCCTGACGGACAAAACCATTCAGGTGGTGCGTAATGTGGCTACCCGGCTGCGCCCTAACGTATTAGATATGGGGTTGACGCCCGCGCTGGAATGGTTGCGGGATGAATTTATCAGCCGCCATATTGGCTGTTGCTGTCGCTTAATTACCCCCGAGCATGAAGTCAGGCTGAATGATGAACAGGCTACGGCGGCTTTCCGCGTGGCACAGGAATCACTCACCAATATCTCGCGCCATGCTCAGGCCTCCGAAGTGATTATTTTACTCGTTCGCCACGCTAATTCGGTGGTCCTTACCGTGCGCGACAATGGCAAAGGTTTTGACTGCCAGAGCAGTAAAGACAACGCTTTTGGCCTGATGAGCATGAGAGAGCGTGGGCGTATGCTGGGGGGTAATGTAGAAATTGAGAGTAAACTGAGCATTGGTACACGCATATCGTTAACCATTCCTATTGTACAAGCTTATGAAAATAAGCAGATTATGGAATAATAAATGGATAAAAATATTCGCCTGATGGTAGCGGACGACCATGTCATCATGCGTGAGGGACTGAAGCAGATATTTTCGCTGGATGAACGTTTGGTGGTGGTGGCCGAGGCCGGGAATGGCACCCAGGTGATGGAAGGGCTGCGCGTTGAGCCGGTTGATTTATTGTTGCTGGATATGAGCATGCCGGGAGTTTGTGGCGAGGATCTGGTGACCCGCATCCATTTACAATACCCCAAGCTACCAATACTGATACTCACTATGTACAGCGAGCCGCAGATTGCGCGGCGCGTGCTGAAATGTGGTGCGCTGGGCTACATCACTAAAGACAACGACCCGGAGACGTTGCTGGCTGCGATCCACCGCGTGGCGCGTGGTCAACGCTTTATCGACCACGTACTGGCTGAACAGATTGTCTTTGCCGAGTACACGCAGGCAGGGGAAGCGATGCATGAACGCCTGACGGCGCGGGAAATGCAAATTATGCTGATGTTAGCGCGTGGCAGAGGGGTTAATCACATTGCTGAAGCGCTGGCTATCAGTAATAAAACTGTCAGTACCCATAAAGCACGCTTAATGGAAAAAATGATGTTCACCACCAATGCGGACATCGTGAAATACGCCATTAGTCATTGCCTGATAACTTAGGAATGCTCTTATATTTGTCTCTCGCCCTTCCCTCCTTGAGCAGATATTTATTATCACGCCAGATTTAAAAACACCATTAAAAACAATTGGATAAAATGGTTGTGGAGTGTAACCGCTTCCATTTTATCCCCCGAATGTAGGGTAATCCCTACATTGCCCCCTGAAGATTCCTTACTTAATGTTCAGCATAAGACGATGGTTTCTGGACGTTAGTATGGGTATTTCTTAGTGGCAGCGTAAACTCAGAGTAAATATTACAGGCATAATTGTAAATAGTTGTGTCTTGTATAACGGCTGTAACATGACTGTGCAAGTGAAGCAATGTTAAAAAAAATAATGGATAGGGCAGGGGTAATTTTTTATGAACATCAGGAATAGTGAACACTCGTCCCGGCCATGGCCGGGACGGAGAGAGCACATCTCTTTGACAGAAGAACAACCCATCGATATCCACGACACATTGGCTGAGATGATCAAAACAGTTGCACCTTTGAAAATTGATTTGGTACTGGAGGGGGAGACCGGAACCGGAAAAGACACGCTGGCACGAAAAATTCACCAACTTTCCGGCTGCCGGGGAAAATTGGTCGCGGTTAACTGCGCGGCGATCCCCGAAACGCTGGCGGAAAGCGAACTGTTTGGCATTAATAATGGTGCTTATACCGGTGCCGGGCAGGCGCGCGCCGGCTATGTCGAAGCAGCGGATAACGGCATTTTGTTTTTGGACGAGATTGACAGCATGCCACTTTCACTGCAGGCCAAAATGCTACGCGTGCTGGAAAACAGGGGCGTTGAACGTCTTGGCGGAACCCGCTTTACCCCGGTCAATATGCGTGTCATTGTCGCAACGCAAACGCCATTGTTAACCCTGGTGGAGCGCGGCAGTTTCCGGCGCGATCTCTATTTCCGCCTAAATACGGTCAGTATTCAACTGCAACCTTTACGGGCGCGCATTGAGGTGATCATCCCGATGTTTCGTTCTTTTATTCAGAAGGCGGCAAGCACGCTGCAATGCGCACCACGCGAAATCACTCAGGAACACTATGAATGTCTGTTGAGCTATAGCTGGCCGGGGAATATCCGCGAGCTGAAAGCCGCCGCTGAACGTTTCGTACTGGGCCTACCGCCACTCGACCTTCCCTGTCATTGCGGACAGGAGCGGCCACAACTGAAAGAGTTGATGCGACGCATTGAGAAGAACGTGATCTATGATTGCCTGGTGCGTCACGGTCACAGCATTGATGATGCGGCGCAGGAGTTGGGTATTCCTTTGCGTACGCTATATCACCGCATCAAATTATTGAACGTGAACACCGGTCGGGTTATTGCTCAGTAGATTTAACGGGGTAACAACCAGGGATTGGCGCTCAGTCTGTATTCATAGCGGCGACAGCCTGAATGTGCTGTCGCCGGTTATCACCCGGTCAAGTGACTCTGCGCCGTCATCATCATCCATCATATCGCCTGCTTTTAAGCCGTTCCCGAATGCACTGTGGTGAGCGGTGCTGCGAGCGGTAGAAACCTGTACAAAGGTTATGCCGGGATCCGGCAGGGCGCCGCGTTTCTGCCTTTTTAATTAAAAACAATATCTTACAGACGAGCGCATTCAAATTAAAAGGCGTACGGGCAGCTACGGCAAGCCTTCGGTTAATCCCCAGAATATGGAAGCCGATATCAGAAAAAAACTGCTGCCGATGATGTTCAAAAAGTGCAAAGCCATCGGTGGTGGGATGGAGCAGGCGAAGAGGATCGTCGAGACGATGGTACAAATTACCCGCGTTGGATTAAACGGAGTTTAATCTATGCCATGCCTACTGCGATCCCGCCCCGGGTATTTTATCTATGGAGATGAGCGCATCAGCTTTGATCGTCAGCCTCGTAGCGGGGCAACAAACCGCGTGTTGATTAAAGTCCATCCTGATTGCCGGGTAGTTGTCTTTGCTCCTGAAGAGGCTGATGACCAGAGCGTGCTGGGCGCGGTGAAAAAGCGCGGGCGCTGGATCTGGCAGCAGCTACGGGAGTTCCGTAATCAGCGTGAATATATCACCCCGCGCCAGTATATCAGCGGCGAAAGCCACTACTATCTGGGCAAACAATATTTGCTTAAAGTGCTGGCAGAACCCGGGCAAATCCAGCGGGTAAAAATGCTGCGCGGCAGGCTGGATGTGACCGTCCGACAAAAAGAGCCTGAAAACGTCAGGCAGCTACTCTCTGACTGGTACAGATCGCGTGCCAGAGACGTTTTCCGCAGAAGGCTGGAGGCCATGCTGGAGCAGGCCCTGTGGGTGGATGTTCCCCCGCCGCTGCATATTCTCACCATGCAAACTCAGTGGGGGAGCTGTTCTCCCGCTGGCAGACTCACGCTCAACCCCAACCTGGTGAAGGCGCACCGGGATGCATCGACTATGTGATTTTGCACGAGCTGTGCCATCTGGCGGAACATAACCACAGTGAGCGGTTCTACCGGCTGATGGCGCAGGTGATGCCGCAATGGCGAACCATCAAAGTCAGACTGGATGAAATGGCAAATTTGCTTATTGAAGGGGATGGTTGACCCCGTAGGAACGCCGCGGTTGTGCAGGCCCCGGTTCGATGCGGCTCCACGCCCCTTATCTTGCGTTATCAGTTAGCCCTGCTACCCGGCGCAAGGGGGACATTCTTGTGTTGTTATTTACCCCGCTCATAAACAGTCGCGACAGGCGGATGCATGCATCGATAAAGAGCAGCGTAGCGCCCGAATGCGGGGTCAAGCTACGTTCGCTGATGTAAGAAAAAAAACGCGCCGCGTGGGAACCGATCGAAACTGCCCGCCACTTAATTAACGAACATTGTGTGATGTTCCTGGAACACAACCTCAATAATTGGAGAGATTAATATGAGCGGCATTATTACAGGTATGGCAGGCAGTTCACTTACAAGCGCAAGCACTTCAGCATCCAAGACGCTGGAATCAGCAATGGGTCAGTCACTGACCGAGTCTGCCAATGCTCAGGCGTCTAAAATGAAGATGGATACGCAGAACTCGATCCTGGATGGCAAAATGGACTCCGCTTCTAAGTCCATAAACTCTGGCCACAACGCGGCTAAAGCTATTCAGTTCTGATGAGTAACCGGGCGCCAGGTGATTAACCTCCGCCCGGATTTTTTTGTCGCTGCCGATGAGGATGAGCTATGAAAATCAATGCCGGAAACGCCCAGTCTCTCTCCGTCAGCGCGGGGAATAATGAGGTCAGTTCTGCCGCCAGCAACACGGCGGATGCTTCCTGGTTCAGCGCGGCGCTGCAATCACCTGCTAAACCGGCAAGTAGTGACAATCAATCCTGGATAAACAAAGTCACCAGCCTGTCTGAAACTGCCAGTGGCCATGCCAACCAGGCAGACAGGGCGCTGGCTAAGGTCTCGCGCAGTCTTGATTCGCAAAGCGTGATGGCCGCTAACCGCACCTTATCCTCCTATTATCTGGAGAGCCTGCTCAACGCAAAGCTGGTGGGTAAAGGCGTACAGAGTCTGGAAAAACTGACCAACTTGCAGTAACCCCCTATGGCTAAATTATCTCTTAAGATGCTGCTCTTGCTGCCGGTATTGCTGTTGGTCGGCTGCAATGACCAGGTCGAACTCAATCACGGTCTGACAGAAAACGACGCCAACGAAGTGGCGGCGGAGCTGGGGCGTTATCATATCCAGGCGGAAAAACTCACCAATAAAGAAGGTATTACCGTGCTGGTAGATGCCGCAGAGTTAAATCGGGCGGTACACATTCTTGATGCGGCGGGTTTGCCGCGACCGGCGCGCACCAACCTTGGCGAAGTATTCCAAAAGAACGGAGTGATCTCCACGCCGCTGGAAGAACGGGCGCGCTATATCTATGCCTTATCCCAGGAAGTTGAATCGACCCTGAGTCAGATTGACGGGGTGATCGTCGCCCGGGTACATGTGGTGCTACCGGAGCGCATTGCGCCGGGTGAGCCGGTGCAGCCCGCCAGCGCAGCGGTGTTTATCAAATATCGCCCCGATCTCGACCCCGATGTTATCGAACCGCGCATCCGGCGCATGGTTGCCAGCAGCCTGCCGGGCCTGGCCGGTCGGTCAGACAAAGATTTGGCGATTGTCTTTGTCCCCGCCGAGAGCTATCAGGATAAACCGCCGCAGGTTTCCTTTGGCCCGTTTTTGGTCACGCCAGAGCGATCGGCACAGTTAAGCTGGTTGAGCGGCATGATTGGCGTGCTGATCCTGATGGTGGTAGCGGGCGTGCTGGGTTGGCCGCACTGGCAGCGCTACCGTCAACGGCAGCAACCGCCGCCGCCCGGACAGAATAATGAGTGAAATGCCCGCTGCTGACGATGCAGCGCTGCGCTGGCTGCGCTGGTGGTGCATTGACTGCTGGCTGACGGCCGATGCGCAGTGGCGGCAGGCCAGTTTTTACCAGCTTGAAGATGCCCTTCTGTCGGCGCTGGCCCACACCCATCATGCGATGATTTGCCAGCAGCTTCAGCTGGCAACGCCGCTTATCCCCGTCGATGGCGATCTGTTGGCAT
Proteins encoded:
- a CDS encoding PAS domain-containing sensor histidine kinase, coding for MQFSERQVSASSEPLKLLEFALNTVKDAVYLVDSQTRFFYVNNESCRMLGYRNDELLNMCVSDIDPAWSKEDIYAMWERIGEGGNNKMFTLETHHKTKQGMLIPVEVSSNPFVYEEGKYSMCVVRDMRERKHLEQMSYAREQEFQVLVENSPDMVVRFDTSLNCQYANPAALRHLCVSAEQLRGRRIRELLGDLTCVKHIDRLVSEVVHSQLEAEGELVESDNKTAAGTVINHIRCVPEFDRHGTLISVMLVGRDITAIHYAERKLEDSHMRLRLLARQREVSREEERKRIAREIHDELGQHLTSLRMGISMLRIQFSKDNPLLHERVVHLMGLTDKTIQVVRNVATRLRPNVLDMGLTPALEWLRDEFISRHIGCCCRLITPEHEVRLNDEQATAAFRVAQESLTNISRHAQASEVIILLVRHANSVVLTVRDNGKGFDCQSSKDNAFGLMSMRERGRMLGGNVEIESKLSIGTRISLTIPIVQAYENKQIME
- a CDS encoding response regulator, with amino-acid sequence MDKNIRLMVADDHVIMREGLKQIFSLDERLVVVAEAGNGTQVMEGLRVEPVDLLLLDMSMPGVCGEDLVTRIHLQYPKLPILILTMYSEPQIARRVLKCGALGYITKDNDPETLLAAIHRVARGQRFIDHVLAEQIVFAEYTQAGEAMHERLTAREMQIMLMLARGRGVNHIAEALAISNKTVSTHKARLMEKMMFTTNADIVKYAISHCLIT
- a CDS encoding sigma 54-interacting transcriptional regulator; translated protein: MNIRNSEHSSRPWPGRREHISLTEEQPIDIHDTLAEMIKTVAPLKIDLVLEGETGTGKDTLARKIHQLSGCRGKLVAVNCAAIPETLAESELFGINNGAYTGAGQARAGYVEAADNGILFLDEIDSMPLSLQAKMLRVLENRGVERLGGTRFTPVNMRVIVATQTPLLTLVERGSFRRDLYFRLNTVSIQLQPLRARIEVIIPMFRSFIQKAASTLQCAPREITQEHYECLLSYSWPGNIRELKAAAERFVLGLPPLDLPCHCGQERPQLKELMRRIEKNVIYDCLVRHGHSIDDAAQELGIPLRTLYHRIKLLNVNTGRVIAQ
- a CDS encoding EscI/YscI/HrpB family type III secretion system inner rod protein, translated to MKINAGNAQSLSVSAGNNEVSSAASNTADASWFSAALQSPAKPASSDNQSWINKVTSLSETASGHANQADRALAKVSRSLDSQSVMAANRTLSSYYLESLLNAKLVGKGVQSLEKLTNLQ
- the sctJ gene encoding type III secretion system inner membrane ring lipoprotein SctJ, producing MAKLSLKMLLLLPVLLLVGCNDQVELNHGLTENDANEVAAELGRYHIQAEKLTNKEGITVLVDAAELNRAVHILDAAGLPRPARTNLGEVFQKNGVISTPLEERARYIYALSQEVESTLSQIDGVIVARVHVVLPERIAPGEPVQPASAAVFIKYRPDLDPDVIEPRIRRMVASSLPGLAGRSDKDLAIVFVPAESYQDKPPQVSFGPFLVTPERSAQLSWLSGMIGVLILMVVAGVLGWPHWQRYRQRQQPPPPGQNNE